One stretch of Streptomyces sp. A2-16 DNA includes these proteins:
- a CDS encoding VOC family protein, protein MSLQMQLVAITLDCPDPLALVAFYQQATGLELHPKSDADFAGLNGEHGLLIGFQRVDDYRAPSWPDQIVPQQLHICFKVDEDLATAEARLLELGAGTPDHQPHGDKARVLTDPVGHPFCIVMR, encoded by the coding sequence ATGTCCCTGCAGATGCAGCTGGTTGCGATAACGCTCGACTGCCCTGATCCGCTGGCTCTGGTGGCGTTCTATCAGCAGGCCACTGGGCTTGAGCTGCATCCGAAGTCGGACGCTGACTTCGCGGGCCTCAATGGTGAGCACGGACTCTTGATCGGTTTTCAACGGGTCGACGATTACCGGGCTCCGAGCTGGCCTGACCAGATCGTTCCCCAGCAGCTTCACATCTGTTTCAAGGTGGATGAGGATTTGGCCACGGCCGAGGCCCGGCTGCTGGAGCTGGGGGCCGGCACGCCGGATCATCAGCCGCATGGGGACAAGGCGCGGGTCCTCACCGATCCGGTTGGGCATCCCTTCTGCATCGTCATGCGCTGA
- a CDS encoding HAD family hydrolase — MPGPRVTHVLFDFFGTLVDHSPGGAERDFARSHDLIRTLGATLTYDEFLAAWSKTSERFTKLSDIDDREYAMTDIGTSFLRDVLGHPPARTDVDQLVHTYLSEWNMGVRHLPGIGDLLASLAAEYRLAVVSNTQEADLVPGHLEAMGVRQLFDAVVTSFAVGRRKPHPTIYTTALNELGIAPGAAVFVGDTYEADYRGPLRAGIRSLLIDPHGEADIPHEARLSSIFELPARLAALD, encoded by the coding sequence ATGCCTGGTCCTCGGGTCACCCACGTTCTGTTCGACTTCTTCGGCACCCTGGTAGACCACTCCCCCGGCGGCGCCGAACGCGACTTCGCCCGTTCGCACGACCTCATACGAACCCTGGGCGCCACGCTGACGTACGACGAGTTCCTGGCGGCATGGTCGAAGACCTCCGAACGGTTCACCAAGCTCAGCGACATCGACGACCGGGAGTACGCGATGACCGACATCGGCACGTCATTCCTGCGCGATGTCCTCGGCCACCCACCGGCACGCACCGATGTCGACCAGTTGGTGCACACCTATCTCTCCGAGTGGAACATGGGCGTGCGCCACCTGCCGGGCATCGGAGACCTGCTCGCATCGCTGGCCGCCGAGTACCGGCTTGCGGTGGTGAGCAACACGCAGGAAGCCGACCTCGTCCCGGGCCACCTCGAAGCGATGGGGGTACGGCAGCTGTTCGACGCGGTGGTCACCTCCTTCGCGGTCGGCCGGCGCAAGCCGCACCCCACCATCTACACGACCGCGTTGAACGAACTCGGGATCGCTCCCGGCGCGGCCGTGTTCGTCGGCGACACCTACGAAGCCGACTACCGCGGCCCTTTGCGAGCCGGGATCCGTTCGCTCCTCATCGACCCGCACGGCGAAGCTGACATACCCCACGAGGCACGCCTCTCCTCGATCTTCGAGCTGCCTGCCCGTCTCGCGGCACTCGACTGA
- a CDS encoding nuclear transport factor 2 family protein, translating to MADSAEAVSMRNAEIVRRYLRVFETRDVAEFDELVAEDVVVHGAGFHGQGRQYPVGAVLTSGLSNCRVQVDDLFSAGDRVTVAFTLTYTHDRSGRDLTMTGVKSYRLREGRIVEFWGETDLYGLLRQAGLVPERIPPF from the coding sequence ATGGCCGACTCAGCCGAAGCCGTCAGCATGCGCAATGCCGAAATCGTCCGCCGCTATCTTCGGGTCTTCGAGACGAGGGACGTCGCCGAGTTCGACGAACTCGTCGCCGAGGACGTCGTCGTTCACGGCGCGGGCTTTCATGGGCAGGGGCGGCAGTATCCGGTGGGAGCGGTGCTGACTTCGGGGCTGTCCAACTGTCGCGTACAGGTGGACGACCTCTTCTCTGCCGGTGACCGGGTGACGGTGGCGTTCACACTCACCTACACCCACGACCGCAGTGGCCGGGACCTCACCATGACGGGCGTCAAGTCCTATCGGCTCCGTGAGGGACGGATCGTCGAGTTCTGGGGCGAGACCGATCTGTACGGACTACTCCGCCAGGCCGGACTCGTACCCGAGCGGATTCCGCCCTTCTGA
- a CDS encoding SDR family oxidoreductase encodes MAGRLTGRTAVVTGGSTGIGQEIARRLAAEGADIAVADIDPADETRDLVAETGRRFFSDKVDVSDEDAIVGFAARVRRELGAADILVNNAAVVLLADIDHVTFDEWRRTFAVNVDGPFLASRAFLPDLKESGSGRIINITSASYWTPPPPFVSYVSAKGALNGLTSVLAANLAAHHITVNGVAASLVRTATAAEKTSELFFEQTVRMQNIKRVQMPTDVSGVVAFLASDDAAFITGQIVVADGGSTRR; translated from the coding sequence ATGGCTGGGAGGCTGACGGGCAGGACCGCCGTCGTGACCGGGGGCAGTACGGGCATCGGGCAGGAGATCGCCCGCAGGCTCGCGGCAGAGGGAGCGGACATCGCGGTCGCGGACATCGATCCGGCCGACGAGACGAGGGATCTCGTCGCGGAAACCGGTCGGCGATTCTTCAGCGACAAGGTCGACGTCTCGGACGAGGACGCGATCGTCGGGTTCGCCGCCCGGGTCCGACGTGAGCTCGGCGCCGCCGACATCCTGGTGAACAACGCGGCTGTCGTTCTGCTGGCCGATATCGACCACGTGACCTTCGACGAATGGCGTCGCACCTTCGCCGTCAACGTGGACGGCCCCTTCCTGGCCTCCAGGGCGTTCCTGCCCGACCTGAAGGAGTCCGGGTCGGGACGGATCATCAACATCACGTCCGCGAGCTACTGGACTCCGCCGCCTCCGTTCGTCTCCTATGTCTCCGCCAAGGGCGCACTGAACGGACTCACCTCGGTCCTGGCCGCCAACCTCGCCGCTCACCACATCACCGTCAACGGCGTCGCGGCGAGCCTGGTCCGGACGGCCACGGCCGCGGAGAAGACGAGCGAGCTCTTCTTCGAGCAGACCGTGCGGATGCAGAACATCAAGCGTGTGCAGATGCCGACCGACGTCTCGGGCGTCGTGGCGTTTCTCGCCTCCGACGACGCCGCGTTCATCACGGGGCAGATCGTCGTCGCGGACGGTGGGAGCACGCGCCGGTGA
- a CDS encoding MFS transporter: protein MVQIDSPKATEGEGGRYTLAPGTLAAVVLAVCLAQIALSVPSLINGLIQQDLAPSSAQLTWITEAFMLPVAALGLGFGVFGDLFGRKRLLVGGAALITVGSALAILVPGAGHSSDTRVTLLILAQVLGGVGAAAIFPTSLAMVAAGTHTTATRARGVAIWATALSVGGFLGPLLAGLAAKIDLGWAGNANWRWAFVGVLVIAAVSVVLSLALAQNSASPEGRSVDWPGQITAALGLFALMYAVIQGSETGWGSPQIAIAFIAAAAFLALFVFAESRASAPLLLLSVFRNRAFAINTVVTLIGMFAFLVIMYSTSIRLTIIQGFSPLQSSVAYLFFGGIGFVLLPLTSKLLERYNPRWVLCTALTFIGASGLWFAVIPTTSRSISAIVGPLILAGVGSALAFASITAVAVNTLPNHLAGMASGVTSTFRDLGFALGPAIAGAVALGRASDEIARKLAGDPALSKAYEAFQASAAHAPADQRPQLEAAVHAVQSGPLGANSVPADITLPDGKVVPFNPLKDVAFDALSSSYSIAYVLAGVAALVAAALILVGVRGGVDQAHLDDDPHTLVD, encoded by the coding sequence ATGGTTCAGATCGATTCACCCAAGGCAACGGAGGGAGAGGGTGGCAGATACACCCTTGCCCCGGGCACCCTGGCCGCGGTGGTTCTCGCCGTATGCCTCGCGCAGATAGCCCTGTCCGTCCCCTCGCTCATCAACGGGCTGATCCAGCAGGATCTCGCGCCGTCCTCGGCCCAACTGACGTGGATCACCGAGGCCTTCATGCTTCCCGTCGCCGCCCTGGGACTGGGCTTCGGCGTGTTCGGCGACCTCTTCGGCCGCAAGCGCCTGCTCGTCGGGGGCGCCGCGCTCATAACCGTGGGGTCGGCCCTCGCGATCCTGGTGCCGGGTGCGGGACATTCGTCCGACACCCGGGTGACGTTGCTGATCCTTGCCCAAGTCCTCGGTGGTGTCGGGGCCGCGGCCATCTTCCCGACGAGCCTGGCCATGGTGGCGGCCGGTACGCACACCACCGCCACCCGCGCGCGTGGCGTGGCGATCTGGGCCACCGCGCTCTCGGTCGGCGGCTTCCTCGGCCCGCTGCTGGCAGGCCTCGCCGCCAAGATCGACCTCGGCTGGGCCGGGAACGCGAACTGGCGTTGGGCGTTCGTCGGCGTCCTTGTCATCGCCGCGGTGAGCGTGGTCCTGTCGCTGGCCCTCGCCCAGAACTCCGCCTCGCCCGAGGGCCGTTCCGTCGACTGGCCGGGTCAGATCACTGCCGCGCTCGGCCTGTTCGCTCTGATGTACGCCGTGATCCAGGGCTCCGAGACCGGCTGGGGAAGCCCTCAGATCGCCATCGCGTTCATCGCCGCGGCCGCCTTCCTCGCGCTGTTCGTCTTCGCCGAGAGCCGTGCGTCCGCGCCGCTGCTTCTCCTGAGCGTGTTCCGGAACCGGGCGTTCGCCATCAACACGGTGGTCACCCTGATCGGTATGTTCGCGTTCCTCGTGATCATGTACAGCACGAGTATCCGCCTCACCATCATCCAGGGATTCAGCCCACTGCAGAGCTCCGTCGCCTACCTCTTCTTCGGGGGCATCGGCTTCGTACTGCTGCCCCTCACCTCCAAGCTGCTCGAGCGCTACAACCCCCGGTGGGTTCTCTGCACGGCCCTGACCTTCATCGGTGCCAGCGGGCTGTGGTTCGCCGTCATCCCGACGACCAGCCGCTCCATCAGCGCCATCGTCGGGCCGCTGATCCTCGCCGGCGTCGGCTCGGCACTCGCCTTCGCCTCCATCACCGCGGTCGCCGTCAACACCTTGCCCAACCACCTCGCCGGTATGGCGAGCGGTGTCACGAGCACGTTCCGGGACCTCGGGTTCGCCCTCGGCCCCGCGATCGCCGGTGCTGTCGCACTGGGCCGGGCCTCCGACGAGATCGCCCGCAAGCTGGCCGGCGATCCCGCACTGAGCAAGGCCTACGAGGCGTTCCAGGCCTCCGCGGCCCATGCTCCCGCGGATCAGAGACCACAGCTCGAGGCAGCGGTGCACGCCGTGCAATCGGGCCCGCTCGGCGCGAACTCGGTGCCGGCCGACATCACACTGCCGGATGGCAAGGTGGTGCCTTTCAACCCGCTCAAGGACGTCGCTTTCGACGCCCTCAGCAGCAGCTACTCCATCGCGTACGTGCTCGCCGGCGTGGCGGCTCTCGTGGCGGCGGCGCTCATTCTCGTCGGCGTGCGCGGCGGCGTGGACCAGGCTCATCTCGACGACGACCCGCACACCCTCGTCGACTGA
- a CDS encoding nuclear transport factor 2 family protein: MTTAYSEPTGTNDDRMPATVAQAEAAWLVAITKGDEEQRHLMLPDCVIVHGPVGNIHDRERFLGYNASMGSTVEAETSEVTCRERGGRAVVTCFQKMRIRRLPDLPPFLVQAVATRVWFSTDEGWRLGHMQLSRRQPSV; this comes from the coding sequence ATGACCACCGCATACTCGGAGCCGACCGGCACGAACGACGACCGCATGCCGGCCACGGTCGCTCAGGCGGAGGCGGCGTGGCTCGTCGCGATCACCAAGGGCGACGAGGAACAGCGTCACCTCATGCTCCCCGACTGTGTGATCGTCCACGGTCCGGTCGGGAACATCCATGACCGCGAGCGCTTCCTGGGCTACAACGCGTCCATGGGATCCACCGTCGAGGCCGAGACCAGCGAAGTGACGTGCCGTGAGCGAGGGGGACGGGCCGTCGTGACGTGCTTTCAGAAGATGCGCATCCGGCGCCTGCCCGACCTGCCGCCGTTCCTGGTGCAGGCCGTGGCCACCCGGGTGTGGTTCTCGACCGACGAGGGATGGCGCCTCGGCCACATGCAGCTCTCCCGGCGGCAACCGTCGGTATGA
- a CDS encoding IclR family transcriptional regulator, whose translation MPRANEPGRTVSSRLWDLLFAFDPNNTELTLADLVRRTGMPHATARRLTLELVAAGALERTSDNRFAIGLPLWRLGTLAPRAETLRSAAQPFVEDLYTALRQHVQLAVLQGDQAVIIERLSAVNAVGLTSQVGGLLPLHCSGVGKVLLSHSSPAFIDEVLAGRLQRFTPRTIVDPAELRGQLASCRSTGTVVVKEELSEGAESVATRIVDGRGKVVAALSVVVAAGSIKLQAAVPSLVTSGLGLSRSLGWRPGIPIRTA comes from the coding sequence ATGCCTCGTGCGAACGAACCAGGACGCACCGTCAGCTCCCGACTGTGGGATCTGCTGTTCGCCTTCGACCCCAACAACACCGAGCTGACCCTCGCCGACCTGGTCCGGCGCACCGGAATGCCGCACGCCACCGCGAGGCGCCTGACACTCGAACTCGTGGCGGCCGGCGCGCTGGAGCGCACCAGCGACAACCGGTTCGCGATCGGCCTGCCCCTGTGGCGCCTCGGGACCCTCGCACCGCGCGCCGAGACGCTCCGCAGCGCCGCGCAGCCGTTCGTGGAGGACCTGTACACGGCGCTTCGCCAGCATGTGCAGCTGGCCGTCCTCCAGGGCGACCAGGCGGTGATCATCGAGCGGCTGTCGGCGGTCAACGCCGTCGGTCTGACGTCGCAGGTCGGCGGCCTTCTGCCCCTGCACTGCTCAGGTGTCGGCAAGGTGCTGCTGAGCCACAGCAGCCCGGCCTTCATCGATGAGGTGCTGGCCGGAAGACTGCAACGCTTCACGCCCCGGACGATCGTGGACCCGGCCGAACTCCGTGGCCAGCTGGCGTCCTGTCGCTCGACCGGAACGGTGGTCGTCAAGGAGGAGCTGAGCGAAGGGGCCGAGTCGGTCGCGACGCGCATCGTCGACGGCCGCGGCAAAGTCGTCGCGGCCCTCTCCGTCGTGGTGGCCGCGGGCTCGATCAAACTGCAAGCGGCCGTACCCTCCCTGGTCACGAGCGGACTGGGACTGTCCCGGAGTCTCGGCTGGAGACCGGGCATTCCCATTCGCACCGCGTGA
- a CDS encoding FAD-dependent monooxygenase, with the protein MISTEAGPKIAILGGGIGGLAAAAFLREKGFDSDVYEQAAALTEVGAGLVIAPNAARLLRRLGVLDRFVERAVRMEIGWEFRRWENGAVLSAENLRDGCERLYGEHTYAAHRADLLDALRSAVPEHSVHLGKRCVSVEFEGDQAVLRFEDGDTIRPDILVGADGVHSRVRGAVVGPTQARESGICAFRALVPAAKAPEFARRRAQTLWIGPDRHLVHYPVSGEEYVNLVAFAPAGTSSVESWTATATLEELLDEFAGWDPRLVELIRSADTPGRWALLDREPLDHWNRGNATLLGDAAHPMFPFFAQGAAQAIEDGAVLALCLAEDPDHPIAALGRYEGLRRPRTARLQEVSHGRSHINHLADGPEQQARDLAYAQADPLRANGWIYEYDPEVAVSASA; encoded by the coding sequence ATGATCAGTACGGAAGCCGGCCCGAAGATCGCGATCCTGGGCGGCGGCATCGGAGGCCTCGCCGCCGCGGCCTTCCTTCGCGAGAAGGGCTTCGACAGTGACGTCTACGAGCAGGCGGCCGCCCTGACCGAGGTCGGTGCCGGCCTGGTGATCGCCCCCAACGCCGCCCGCCTGCTCCGGCGTCTCGGCGTGCTGGACCGGTTCGTCGAGCGCGCGGTGCGGATGGAGATCGGCTGGGAGTTCCGGCGCTGGGAGAACGGCGCCGTCCTCTCCGCGGAGAACCTTCGGGACGGCTGCGAACGCCTGTACGGCGAGCACACCTACGCCGCCCACCGCGCCGACCTGCTGGACGCCCTGAGGTCGGCTGTCCCCGAGCACTCGGTCCACCTCGGCAAGCGCTGCGTCTCGGTCGAGTTCGAAGGCGACCAGGCGGTGCTGCGGTTCGAGGACGGTGACACGATCCGCCCGGACATCCTCGTCGGCGCCGACGGAGTCCACTCACGTGTGCGCGGCGCCGTCGTCGGGCCCACCCAGGCCCGGGAGTCGGGCATCTGCGCATTCCGGGCCCTCGTACCGGCGGCGAAGGCGCCCGAGTTCGCGAGGCGGCGCGCCCAGACCCTGTGGATCGGCCCCGACCGGCACCTCGTGCACTACCCGGTCTCCGGCGAGGAGTACGTCAACCTCGTCGCCTTCGCACCGGCCGGAACGAGCAGTGTCGAGTCGTGGACGGCCACCGCGACGCTCGAGGAACTGCTCGACGAGTTCGCCGGCTGGGATCCGCGTCTGGTGGAGCTGATCAGGTCGGCCGACACACCGGGACGCTGGGCGTTGCTCGACCGCGAGCCACTCGACCACTGGAACCGCGGCAACGCGACCCTCCTGGGTGACGCCGCCCACCCGATGTTCCCGTTCTTCGCCCAGGGCGCCGCCCAGGCGATCGAGGACGGCGCTGTCCTGGCCCTCTGCCTTGCCGAGGACCCGGACCACCCGATCGCGGCGCTGGGGCGCTACGAAGGGCTTCGTCGGCCTCGCACGGCGCGCCTGCAGGAGGTGTCGCACGGAAGGTCGCACATCAACCACCTTGCGGACGGCCCCGAGCAGCAGGCCCGCGACCTCGCCTACGCGCAGGCCGACCCCCTCAGGGCGAACGGCTGGATCTACGAGTACGACCCCGAGGTCGCTGTCTCGGCCTCGGCCTGA
- a CDS encoding thiamine pyrophosphate-binding protein — MAPETGSGLVVRTLQRAGVNVAFGLPGAHIDGILQDALDAKLRVVDVRHEMNAGHAAEGYARVTGKLGVAVVTAGGGFTNVLTSVANAHLDRTPVLYVVGSGPLETDQVNDQQAGFDQVAMATPVTKFAHRVTRTELIPRLVAQAIRIAQSEPKGPVLLDIPWDVLRRQVDVEEAEDYRVEIDGSGIASADGVDRILEALSTAERPIALVGKSFVTADARTRLHEFAARTGVPLFSDWEGLGAIVGSERHVGLLQTLATVPEDERPDLVLLLGLRFGMATQFGTGRLLPKSARIFQIDPDGRELGRLQDVELGIQADAIGTVGVLNERLGDSPVPPGRDDWLKTLRDISATRRSALAAETEEHGDDAIHPYLAVRTIAESVPENATVVVDGALTELWLSETIALAPLAHYLGHGYLSSMGSNFGVAVGAQYATPDKATILVTGDGAVGYSLAEFDTLVRAGLPVIVIVLNNQAWGATLHTQQFFFGQDRVTNNRLQNGSYSGVARALGADGVDVTELDQLRPAIEAALAARRPTCIDVRVSLAPIPPEERVLNGGAPFGGIEIDA, encoded by the coding sequence ATGGCACCCGAAACCGGTAGTGGGCTCGTCGTGCGAACGCTGCAGCGAGCCGGAGTCAACGTCGCCTTCGGCCTGCCCGGAGCGCATATCGACGGCATCCTCCAGGACGCCCTGGATGCCAAGCTCCGGGTCGTCGACGTACGCCACGAGATGAACGCGGGCCACGCGGCCGAGGGCTATGCGCGCGTCACCGGAAAGCTGGGGGTTGCCGTCGTCACGGCCGGCGGCGGCTTCACCAACGTCCTGACCTCTGTCGCCAACGCCCATCTGGACCGGACACCGGTCCTCTACGTCGTGGGCTCCGGGCCCCTTGAGACGGACCAGGTCAACGACCAGCAGGCCGGGTTCGACCAGGTGGCGATGGCAACCCCGGTGACCAAGTTCGCGCACCGCGTCACCCGTACCGAGCTGATCCCACGCCTGGTCGCTCAGGCGATCCGGATCGCTCAGTCGGAGCCCAAGGGGCCGGTGCTCCTCGACATTCCCTGGGACGTCCTGCGCCGGCAGGTCGACGTCGAAGAGGCCGAGGACTACCGCGTCGAGATCGACGGCAGCGGCATCGCCTCCGCCGACGGTGTCGATCGGATCCTTGAGGCGCTCAGCACGGCCGAGCGGCCGATCGCGCTGGTCGGCAAGTCCTTCGTCACCGCCGACGCACGGACCCGGTTGCACGAGTTCGCCGCCCGTACCGGAGTGCCCCTCTTCTCCGACTGGGAGGGTCTCGGGGCGATCGTCGGCTCCGAGCGGCACGTCGGTCTCCTCCAGACCCTGGCCACCGTCCCCGAGGACGAGCGGCCCGACCTGGTCCTGCTGCTGGGGCTGCGCTTCGGCATGGCCACCCAGTTCGGCACGGGCCGACTGCTCCCCAAGAGCGCACGGATCTTCCAGATCGACCCCGACGGCCGTGAACTCGGCCGCCTCCAGGACGTCGAACTCGGCATCCAGGCCGACGCGATCGGCACGGTCGGCGTGCTGAACGAGCGCCTGGGCGACAGCCCCGTGCCCCCCGGGCGCGACGACTGGCTGAAGACCCTGCGGGACATCTCCGCCACCCGGCGATCCGCGCTCGCCGCCGAGACCGAGGAACACGGGGACGACGCGATCCACCCGTACCTCGCGGTCCGCACGATCGCCGAGAGCGTCCCCGAGAACGCCACCGTGGTGGTCGACGGCGCCCTGACCGAGCTGTGGCTCTCCGAGACGATCGCCCTCGCCCCGCTGGCCCACTACCTCGGGCACGGCTACCTGAGTTCGATGGGGAGCAACTTCGGCGTGGCCGTAGGAGCGCAGTACGCGACCCCCGACAAGGCGACCATCCTCGTCACCGGCGACGGCGCCGTCGGCTACAGCCTCGCCGAGTTCGACACCCTCGTCCGCGCCGGACTCCCGGTCATCGTGATCGTCCTCAACAACCAGGCCTGGGGCGCCACTCTGCACACCCAGCAGTTCTTCTTCGGACAGGACCGCGTCACCAACAACCGCCTGCAGAACGGCTCCTACAGCGGCGTGGCACGAGCCCTGGGCGCGGACGGTGTCGACGTCACCGAACTCGACCAGCTCCGCCCGGCGATCGAGGCCGCGCTCGCGGCCCGCAGGCCGACGTGCATCGACGTGCGCGTGAGCCTTGCGCCCATCCCGCCGGAGGAGCGCGTCCTCAACGGCGGAGCCCCGTTCGGCGGCATCGAGATCGACGCATGA
- a CDS encoding SDR family oxidoreductase: MNDTTDAGPHDRTVRDRRQRFLGKTCLVTGGSRGLGLAAAQAFAREGARVVIIARDPDQLKIASSLIGEGTIAVAADLSSPAGIRAAVTEVAAQVDHVDAAFLNAGQAGIKRLDDMDEATWDTVFDTNVKGSFFLMQGLRPLLAPGGAVVLCGSAAGRRAGAGTAAYGTSKAALEHLTRILAAEVVGEGIRVNIVIPGGMNTDIATRTTGLPPGGADAFRERVRLSTPMLREGEPDELADAVLFLASSEAGYITGAALPVDGGATGFTRPPT, from the coding sequence ATGAACGACACGACTGACGCCGGACCCCACGACCGGACCGTCAGGGACCGGCGTCAGCGTTTCCTCGGGAAGACCTGCCTCGTCACCGGCGGCAGCAGAGGACTGGGACTGGCGGCTGCACAGGCGTTCGCGCGTGAGGGCGCACGCGTGGTCATCATCGCGCGCGATCCCGACCAGCTGAAGATCGCGAGCAGTCTGATCGGCGAGGGCACGATCGCCGTGGCAGCCGATCTCTCCTCGCCGGCCGGCATCAGGGCCGCGGTCACGGAGGTCGCCGCACAGGTCGACCACGTCGATGCCGCGTTCCTCAATGCCGGGCAGGCGGGCATCAAGCGCCTCGACGACATGGACGAAGCCACCTGGGACACGGTGTTCGACACCAACGTCAAGGGCTCGTTCTTCCTCATGCAGGGTCTCAGGCCCTTGCTCGCACCCGGCGGTGCCGTCGTCCTCTGCGGCTCTGCAGCCGGTCGAAGGGCCGGCGCGGGAACCGCCGCCTACGGGACCAGCAAGGCCGCACTCGAACACCTGACACGCATCCTCGCCGCCGAAGTCGTCGGCGAGGGAATCCGGGTCAACATCGTCATCCCGGGCGGCATGAACACCGACATCGCCACACGCACGACGGGCCTTCCACCAGGCGGAGCCGACGCCTTCCGGGAGCGGGTCAGGCTCAGCACTCCCATGCTCCGAGAAGGAGAACCGGACGAGCTCGCCGACGCCGTGCTCTTCCTGGCCTCCTCCGAAGCCGGCTACATCACGGGCGCGGCCCTCCCGGTGGACGGCGGCGCCACCGGCTTCACCCGCCCGCCGACATAG
- a CDS encoding VOC family protein: MEFPFGQPTDAIIQVAYTVPDLAAGVRWWTDELGVGPWFMNERIGGEGSTYRGEPGKAEFALALAFSGHTMVELVQTLDDQPSIYKDAYERHGYGFHHVAKAVPNVREEVERREAGGSAVRFHDVTPGGDVYFLDAGEDAPGMIELVQDSEITREIFTGAWRASVDWDGSRPLRDFAELLPA, encoded by the coding sequence ATGGAGTTTCCCTTCGGCCAGCCGACCGACGCCATCATCCAGGTCGCGTACACGGTCCCCGACCTCGCTGCCGGGGTGCGCTGGTGGACCGACGAACTGGGCGTCGGGCCTTGGTTCATGAACGAGAGGATCGGCGGCGAGGGCTCCACCTACCGCGGTGAGCCGGGGAAGGCCGAGTTCGCCCTCGCCCTCGCCTTCTCGGGGCACACGATGGTCGAACTCGTCCAGACCCTCGACGACCAGCCGTCCATCTACAAGGACGCCTACGAACGTCACGGCTACGGCTTCCACCACGTCGCCAAGGCCGTGCCGAACGTCAGGGAAGAGGTCGAACGCCGTGAGGCGGGCGGATCGGCGGTGCGCTTTCACGATGTGACCCCAGGAGGTGACGTCTACTTCCTGGACGCCGGTGAGGACGCCCCGGGGATGATCGAGCTGGTCCAGGACAGCGAGATCACGCGAGAGATCTTCACCGGCGCCTGGCGGGCATCAGTCGACTGGGACGGGTCGCGACCTCTGCGCGACTTCGCGGAACTGCTGCCGGCCTGA
- a CDS encoding dioxygenase produces MATYVNPGSAQAHGTVYREVSPEQQAVEQQLVDNVVASFDACQDPRLQELMTSLVKHLHSFIREVRLTEEEWGTAIDFLTKAGHITDEVRQEFILLSDTLGASMQTINVNNQAYKGATEATVFGPFFVEDSPAIELGDDLAFGAPGEPCWVEGTVTDTDGTPLAGARIEVWEADEDGLYDVQYEADKRAGRAHLFSAADGGYRFWGLTPTPYPIPNDGPVGKMLDAVGRSPLRASHLHFMVSHEGARTLVTHIFPEGDPIGRKDTVFGVKDSLIKRFERQPAGTPTPDGRVIDGTWSRVRFDIVLAPKGV; encoded by the coding sequence ATGGCTACCTACGTCAACCCCGGTTCGGCCCAGGCCCACGGCACCGTCTACCGCGAGGTGTCGCCGGAGCAGCAGGCGGTCGAGCAGCAGCTCGTCGACAACGTCGTGGCCTCCTTCGACGCCTGCCAGGACCCACGGCTGCAGGAACTCATGACCTCCCTGGTCAAGCACCTGCACTCCTTCATCCGCGAGGTCCGGCTGACCGAGGAGGAGTGGGGGACGGCAATCGACTTCCTCACCAAGGCAGGCCACATCACCGACGAGGTCCGGCAGGAGTTCATCCTGCTGTCCGACACCCTCGGCGCGAGCATGCAGACGATCAACGTCAACAACCAGGCGTACAAGGGCGCCACCGAGGCGACCGTCTTCGGGCCGTTCTTCGTCGAGGACTCCCCGGCCATCGAGCTCGGCGACGACCTGGCCTTCGGCGCCCCCGGCGAGCCCTGCTGGGTCGAGGGCACCGTCACCGACACCGACGGCACCCCGCTCGCCGGCGCGCGGATCGAGGTCTGGGAGGCCGACGAGGACGGGCTCTACGACGTGCAGTACGAGGCCGACAAGCGGGCCGGCCGGGCGCACCTCTTCTCCGCGGCCGACGGCGGCTACCGCTTCTGGGGCCTCACCCCGACGCCGTACCCCATCCCGAACGACGGACCCGTCGGCAAGATGCTCGACGCGGTCGGCCGCTCACCGCTGCGCGCCAGCCACCTGCACTTCATGGTGTCCCACGAGGGGGCACGCACGCTGGTGACGCACATCTTCCCCGAGGGCGACCCGATCGGCCGCAAGGACACCGTGTTCGGCGTGAAGGACTCCCTGATCAAGCGGTTCGAGCGGCAGCCCGCAGGCACGCCCACGCCTGACGGCCGCGTCATCGACGGCACGTGGAGCCGGGTGCGCTTCGACATCGTGCTCGCCCCCAAGGGCGTATGA